AGTGTTACGAGCTCCGTCCGCATCGTGAGAAGATCGAGAAAAGCAATCGTGCTCGTGCCTTCCAGCCACCCGCAGCACTCGCCGGGATTGATAAGAAGCGTTTTCCCTTCCACGATTTTCGCGCGGTGATTGTGTCCGCATATTACAACGTCGTATGCGCCTCGCGACGCAAGCGTCTCCGCTATATCCGGATAATGCGTCAGCGCGATCATCTTTCCATCCACTTTAAGCTGATGGATGCCGTCGTAAAGCTGACCGATCCCCTCATATTTTTTGGTCAACAATAATTTGTCGCCGTCGTTGTTGCCGAACACGCCGATCAGACCGCAGTTCAGACGCCCCAGTTCTCGTGCGGTAAACGGAGC
The DNA window shown above is from Candidatus Abyssobacteria bacterium SURF_5 and carries:
- a CDS encoding metallophosphoesterase; the encoded protein is MLVGILSDTHDNMIMLKKAVDCFLGRGVDLVLHAGDYVAPFTARELGRLNCGLIGVFGNNDGDKLLLTKKYEGIGQLYDGIHQLKVDGKMIALTHYPDIAETLASRGAYDVVICGHNHRAKIVEGKTLLINPGECCGWLEGTSTIAFLDLLTMRTELVTL